ATTCGTTTCACAACACCTGAGACAAAAAACCGGAAAGGTTAAATGTCTTATTCTGCTTGATTGCGTTTCAATTGATTCAATTCAAGCAATGCAAAACGATACTCAACAAAGTTATACACCTGATTTGCCATGGCAAGTTTAAATAGCGTTTCCGCCTCGTCAACTTGACCCATATTGAGTTTTTGTTTCGCTAGATAGAAGTAAGTTTCAGTCAAAATCTCCGCATATTGCGACGATGTCGGATCAACAAAACGCTGTGCTTTCTTTTGTAATTCTTCGACTGTCAATTTACCTAAATAATATTGGACAAGATTTGTGCCCCAGTAGTCTGCGGAAAGTTCCGTTGCACGCGTTGCTAGATTTTGTTGCGCTTCATTTGGTTTCAATTTCAGCTCATTTAAATATAGCCATAATACACGATAAGGATCAGATTTATCTGCTTGATAAAACTTCAGAAAATCTTCTTCCGCTAGATTATAACGTCCCACATAATAGAAATCCAAACCTCGGTTGAGGTAAGTATATTCATAGTTAGGATCCAATTCCAACACCGCATTAAATGCATCCAATGCACTATCATAGTCTTCATCCAATAGGAGATAAAGCCCAAGATAATTATACACCGCCGCCATTTTAGGTTGGAGTGCGAGTGCTTGAGTAAAATCATAACGAGCTAATCCCCATAAACCGAGGCTGTCATATAAAACACCGCGTTCAAAATGCAGTGCCGCCCGCTCATCATTACTCATCTGCCCCACGAGCAATACTTGGCTTATACGAACAA
This portion of the [Pasteurella] aerogenes genome encodes:
- the nlpI gene encoding lipoprotein NlpI; the encoded protein is MLQLSQLLKFVRFLPSFCIVLFLSGCISTGSNLGNRNKIVLAEQNPNIHFEQEVMIVRISQVLLVGQMSNDERAALHFERGVLYDSLGLWGLARYDFTQALALQPKMAAVYNYLGLYLLLDEDYDSALDAFNAVLELDPNYEYTYLNRGLDFYYVGRYNLAEEDFLKFYQADKSDPYRVLWLYLNELKLKPNEAQQNLATRATELSADYWGTNLVQYYLGKLTVEELQKKAQRFVDPTSSQYAEILTETYFYLAKQKLNMGQVDEAETLFKLAMANQVYNFVEYRFALLELNQLKRNQAE